One stretch of Rosistilla oblonga DNA includes these proteins:
- the fabG gene encoding 3-oxoacyl-[acyl-carrier-protein] reductase has product MKLSLSADLNGQVAIVTGASQGLGKSIALTLGANGATVVCVARNAEKLAATVSEIEAGGGKAEALACDVTDRKAAAEAITGTHEKHGRLDILVNNAGVTRDKLMRGMTDEQWDEVIATNLTSCFVCCRAAASIMRRAKYGRIINMASISGIIGNPGQTNYSASKAGMIGLSRSLSRELCSRGVTVNAVAPGFIASEMTAALGDVVLAEVEKQIPAKRVGQPEDVAATVLFLASPAASYITGQCLVVDGGMTG; this is encoded by the coding sequence ATGAAACTCTCGCTCTCCGCAGATTTGAACGGACAGGTAGCCATCGTGACCGGCGCGTCGCAAGGGCTTGGCAAATCGATCGCCCTGACTCTGGGAGCCAACGGTGCGACTGTCGTCTGCGTCGCTCGCAACGCCGAAAAGCTAGCTGCAACGGTTTCGGAGATCGAAGCGGGTGGCGGTAAAGCCGAAGCCTTGGCTTGCGACGTCACCGATCGCAAAGCTGCTGCCGAAGCGATCACCGGAACGCACGAAAAGCACGGCCGTCTGGACATCTTGGTCAACAACGCCGGCGTCACTCGCGACAAGCTGATGCGTGGAATGACCGACGAGCAGTGGGACGAAGTGATCGCGACGAACCTGACGAGTTGTTTTGTATGTTGTCGTGCTGCGGCAAGCATCATGCGTCGCGCGAAATATGGCCGAATCATCAACATGGCCAGCATCTCGGGGATCATCGGAAATCCAGGTCAAACGAACTACTCGGCGTCGAAGGCGGGTATGATTGGTTTGTCGCGATCGCTGTCGCGTGAACTGTGCAGCCGCGGTGTGACCGTCAACGCGGTCGCTCCCGGATTTATCGCCAGCGAAATGACAGCCGCCTTGGGCGACGTGGTGTTGGCTGAAGTGGAGAAACAAATTCCAGCGAAGCGCGTCGGGCAGCCGGAAGACGTGGCGGCGACTGTCCTGTTTTTGGCAAGCCCTGCGGCTAGCTACATCACCGGGCAGTGTCTGGTTGTCGACGGCGGCATGACGGGCTGA
- the acpP gene encoding acyl carrier protein produces the protein MASIEERVVDIVAEQLGVDKEKITRDTSFVNDLGADSLDTVELVMELEEEFDINIPDDSAEKIQKVGEAIDYIEKEQAAS, from the coding sequence ATGGCATCGATTGAAGAACGCGTGGTCGACATTGTCGCAGAGCAATTGGGCGTGGACAAAGAGAAGATCACCCGAGATACCTCGTTTGTAAACGACCTGGGTGCGGACTCCTTGGACACCGTCGAGCTTGTGATGGAACTGGAAGAAGAGTTCGACATCAACATTCCCGACGATTCGGCTGAGAAGATCCAAAAGGTCGGCGAAGCGATCGACTACATCGAAAAGGAACAGGCTGCTTCGTAA
- the fabF gene encoding beta-ketoacyl-ACP synthase II yields the protein MNRRVVVTGMGVVTPLGCEVDELMQNLLAAKSGIRDLVYLDTNEFKVKFGGEVHDFSPEPYVVKKEAKRVDRFSAFAMYSAGRAVDQSGIDFSKENPDRCGAIIGSGIGGLWEIETQMQRLIAKGPDRVSPFVIPKLMLNAAGGNVSITYGLRGPNFGVATACASAANAMGCALRSIQTGETDVMVTGGSEAAVTPMALAGFQNMKALSTRNDDPQRASRPFDKDRDGFVLAEGAGILVFEEYEHAKARGANILAEILGFGTTADAGHITSPDAQGAGAGRAMAEALSDAKLNPADIGYINAHGTSTPLGDKAETQAVKTVFGSDAKSVSISSTKSALGHSLGASGGIELVICISAINNGSIPPTINLDTPDPDCDLDYTPREARQKNVKIAMSNSFGFGGHNASVICGKV from the coding sequence ATGAATCGACGGGTCGTTGTGACCGGGATGGGCGTCGTCACTCCGCTTGGTTGCGAAGTTGACGAATTGATGCAAAACCTGCTGGCTGCCAAGAGTGGCATTCGGGACTTGGTTTACCTTGACACGAACGAGTTCAAGGTCAAGTTTGGTGGAGAGGTTCACGACTTCTCGCCAGAGCCCTACGTGGTCAAGAAAGAAGCGAAGCGAGTCGACCGGTTCTCCGCGTTTGCGATGTACAGCGCGGGCCGAGCCGTCGATCAATCGGGCATCGATTTCTCGAAAGAGAATCCCGATCGCTGTGGCGCGATTATTGGATCGGGTATCGGTGGTCTGTGGGAAATCGAAACCCAGATGCAGCGTTTGATCGCCAAGGGGCCCGATCGGGTCAGCCCCTTTGTGATCCCCAAGCTGATGCTGAACGCGGCTGGCGGTAACGTTTCGATCACCTATGGCCTGCGAGGACCTAACTTCGGCGTCGCCACGGCTTGTGCTAGCGCTGCCAATGCGATGGGCTGTGCGCTGCGATCGATCCAGACTGGCGAGACCGATGTGATGGTCACCGGCGGTAGCGAAGCGGCGGTCACGCCGATGGCGTTGGCTGGTTTCCAAAACATGAAAGCGCTTTCGACTCGCAACGACGATCCGCAGCGAGCCAGTCGTCCGTTCGACAAGGATCGCGATGGGTTTGTGTTGGCCGAAGGCGCTGGCATCCTGGTCTTCGAGGAATACGAACACGCCAAAGCTCGCGGTGCAAACATCCTGGCCGAGATCCTTGGCTTTGGCACCACAGCCGATGCGGGGCACATCACGTCGCCCGACGCCCAAGGCGCTGGAGCCGGCCGCGCGATGGCCGAAGCGTTGTCCGATGCGAAGCTGAATCCAGCGGACATCGGATACATCAATGCCCACGGCACCAGCACTCCGCTGGGCGACAAGGCGGAAACGCAAGCTGTGAAGACAGTCTTTGGCAGCGACGCGAAATCGGTCTCGATCAGCAGCACCAAGAGCGCCCTGGGGCACTCGCTGGGAGCCAGCGGCGGGATCGAATTGGTGATCTGCATCAGTGCGATCAACAATGGCAGCATCCCACCGACGATCAACCTGGACACTCCCGATCCCGATTGCGACCTCGACTACACGCCTCGCGAGGCGCGTCAGAAGAACGTCAAGATTGCGATGAGCAACAGCTTCGGCTTCGGTGGCCACAACGCATCGGTCATCTGCGGCAAGGTTTAG
- a CDS encoding Na+/H+ antiporter NhaC family protein gives MDFGWLSLLPPLVAILLAIFTRRVIPSLVLAVFVGVAILQFAGDQSRSLSQRMFVDTPWSMVEDHLWYAVTGGGSLDPFAALVSVVSLDFRGAGDSLSALATSDHLRVFYFTMLFGALVGILHAGGAMRSLVLRLAMHVQTRCGGQLLIWLCGMLIFFDDYANTLLVGTTMRSTADRMRLSREKLAYLVDSTAAPVAGLSLVSTWVATEISYMSEGLAAQGNPQGLSGFDLFLQSLPYRFYPIFALVLVVVIAATGRDFGPMKAAEDGAAKEPEDVRESSLPQLHDAPAWTAIVTIAATIGAILFALYRTGSVEDPDVGLLRYWGQYVGNADPYNALIWGGLVGLLLSLTTTYWCGAKSIGPLIVGAFDGMRQLMPAMVVLLLAWTLSRLTTADFLDTQGFLGDWIREANVSSVWIPTLVFVVSGVVAFATGTSWGTMGLLVPLSIPIAIASSSDPTILYATAGAVLSGAIFGDHCSPISDTTVLSSQASGCDHIAHVKTQIPYALLAAGVSILFGSLPTSLGVSPWWMLIVGCVATYAVVRAFGKLPSDSAE, from the coding sequence ATGGACTTCGGCTGGCTCTCGCTGCTCCCTCCGCTTGTCGCCATTCTGCTGGCGATCTTCACGCGTCGAGTGATCCCCTCGTTAGTTCTTGCTGTTTTTGTCGGCGTTGCGATCTTGCAGTTCGCCGGCGATCAGTCACGGTCTTTGTCGCAACGGATGTTCGTCGACACGCCTTGGTCGATGGTCGAGGATCACCTCTGGTATGCGGTCACCGGCGGTGGCTCGCTGGATCCCTTTGCCGCACTTGTCTCGGTTGTTTCGCTCGACTTTCGCGGTGCTGGCGATTCGCTCTCAGCGCTCGCCACTTCGGATCATCTGCGCGTCTTCTATTTCACGATGCTCTTCGGCGCCTTGGTCGGGATCCTGCATGCCGGCGGGGCGATGCGGAGTCTTGTGTTGCGGTTGGCGATGCATGTGCAGACGCGTTGCGGCGGCCAGTTGCTGATCTGGCTGTGTGGGATGCTGATCTTCTTCGACGATTACGCGAACACGCTGTTGGTCGGAACGACGATGCGGTCGACGGCCGATCGGATGCGATTGTCTCGCGAAAAGCTGGCTTATCTGGTCGATTCGACCGCCGCGCCGGTGGCGGGACTGTCGTTGGTCAGCACGTGGGTTGCGACCGAGATCAGTTACATGAGCGAAGGCCTGGCGGCTCAGGGGAATCCGCAGGGGCTCAGCGGGTTTGATCTCTTTTTGCAATCGCTTCCCTATCGTTTCTACCCGATCTTTGCCCTGGTGCTTGTCGTTGTGATTGCGGCGACGGGACGCGATTTCGGGCCGATGAAGGCGGCGGAAGATGGTGCCGCCAAGGAACCGGAGGATGTTCGCGAGAGCAGTTTGCCGCAGTTGCACGATGCTCCCGCTTGGACCGCTATCGTGACGATCGCCGCAACGATCGGCGCGATCTTGTTTGCGCTGTATCGAACCGGCAGCGTCGAGGATCCCGACGTGGGTCTGCTGAGGTACTGGGGCCAGTATGTTGGCAATGCCGATCCCTACAACGCGCTGATCTGGGGTGGGCTTGTCGGTTTGCTGCTGTCGTTGACGACGACCTATTGGTGCGGTGCGAAATCGATCGGGCCGTTGATTGTCGGAGCGTTCGACGGGATGCGTCAGTTGATGCCAGCGATGGTGGTGCTGTTGTTGGCGTGGACGCTATCGCGGCTGACGACCGCCGATTTTCTGGACACTCAGGGTTTTCTTGGCGATTGGATTCGCGAGGCCAATGTCTCGTCGGTCTGGATTCCGACGCTGGTCTTTGTCGTTTCGGGAGTCGTCGCGTTTGCGACGGGAACCAGTTGGGGAACGATGGGCTTGCTGGTGCCGCTGTCGATCCCGATCGCGATCGCCAGTTCGAGCGATCCCACGATCCTGTATGCCACGGCGGGAGCTGTCTTGTCGGGTGCGATCTTTGGCGATCACTGCTCGCCGATTTCCGATACGACGGTCTTGTCGAGCCAGGCCAGCGGATGCGATCACATCGCGCACGTCAAGACTCAGATCCCCTACGCGCTGCTGGCGGCGGGCGTTTCGATTTTGTTTGGCTCGCTCCCCACCAGCCTTGGCGTCTCGCCGTGGTGGATGTTGATCGTCGGCTGCGTCGCAACGTATGCCGTCGTCCGGGCGTTCGGTAAGCTGCCCAGCGATTCCGCCGAATAA
- a CDS encoding FMN-binding glutamate synthase family protein — protein sequence MFAAITDHWLLLTIGGTVGLLLIVAIYDTMQRKHTILHNFPIVGHIRYWLEMIGPEMRQYWVANDKEEMPFNRDERSWVYASAKGENSNFGFGTTEQIYSIGYPIIKHAVFPFPEHKAEYISDDKTAIPCLKIMGQSHDRARPYHPQSVINISAMSFGSLGSNAVSAMNIGAREAHCFHNTGEGGISPYHGHGADIMWQIGTGYFGARDETGRFSLDVLAERVEANESIRCIEVKLSQGAKPGKGGILPGKKVSAEIAATRGIPIGRDCISPNAHSEFDTVDELIDWIERIAARTGLPVGIKSAIGSTGFWHKLAGRMRERGEGPDFITIDGAEGGTGAAPLTFSDHVSLPFKIGFARVYPIFQAQGISKDIVWFGSGKLGFPDRAVIAFAMGCDAIQIARESMLAIGCIQARKCHTDHCPAGVATQNRWLQAGLDVDDKAKRMTRYIQSFRKELLSLSYACGYQHPCQFNGREIEFSTGVNKFSKLHDVLGYTRDGTGLKETRASNATEPTLVE from the coding sequence ATGTTCGCTGCCATCACCGATCACTGGCTGCTGCTGACAATTGGCGGAACCGTTGGCCTGCTGCTGATCGTCGCGATCTACGACACGATGCAGCGGAAGCATACGATCCTGCACAACTTCCCGATCGTTGGACACATCCGATATTGGCTGGAGATGATCGGTCCAGAGATGCGGCAATATTGGGTCGCCAACGACAAAGAGGAGATGCCGTTTAATCGCGATGAGCGGAGCTGGGTCTACGCGTCGGCCAAAGGCGAGAACAGCAACTTCGGTTTCGGCACGACCGAGCAGATCTATAGCATCGGATACCCGATCATCAAACACGCTGTCTTTCCGTTTCCCGAACACAAAGCGGAATACATCAGCGACGACAAGACAGCGATTCCCTGCCTGAAGATCATGGGGCAATCGCACGATCGGGCACGGCCCTACCATCCGCAATCGGTGATTAACATCTCCGCCATGTCGTTTGGCTCGCTCGGCTCCAACGCCGTCTCGGCGATGAACATCGGCGCCCGCGAAGCCCACTGTTTTCACAACACTGGCGAAGGAGGGATCAGCCCTTACCATGGCCACGGCGCGGATATCATGTGGCAGATCGGAACCGGATATTTCGGGGCTCGCGACGAGACGGGACGGTTTTCGCTGGACGTGCTGGCCGAGCGCGTCGAAGCCAACGAATCGATTCGCTGCATCGAAGTCAAACTCTCCCAAGGAGCCAAACCGGGCAAAGGCGGAATCCTGCCTGGCAAAAAGGTCTCCGCCGAGATCGCCGCAACGCGCGGGATCCCGATCGGTCGCGATTGCATCTCTCCCAACGCTCACTCCGAATTCGATACCGTCGACGAACTGATCGACTGGATCGAACGGATCGCCGCTCGCACCGGACTGCCGGTGGGAATCAAAAGCGCGATCGGATCGACCGGCTTTTGGCACAAGCTGGCCGGACGGATGCGGGAGCGTGGCGAAGGCCCCGACTTCATCACGATCGATGGTGCCGAAGGAGGAACCGGAGCGGCGCCGCTGACCTTCTCCGATCACGTCTCACTGCCATTTAAGATCGGATTCGCTCGCGTCTACCCGATCTTCCAAGCCCAAGGAATCTCCAAGGACATCGTCTGGTTTGGCAGCGGAAAATTGGGCTTCCCCGACCGCGCAGTGATCGCGTTTGCGATGGGCTGCGACGCGATCCAAATCGCCCGCGAATCGATGCTGGCGATCGGATGCATCCAAGCCCGCAAGTGCCACACCGACCACTGCCCCGCGGGCGTCGCGACCCAGAACCGCTGGCTGCAAGCGGGACTGGACGTCGACGACAAAGCAAAGCGAATGACCCGCTACATCCAAAGCTTCCGCAAGGAACTGCTGTCGCTATCGTACGCGTGCGGGTACCAACATCCCTGCCAATTCAATGGCCGCGAGATCGAATTCAGCACCGGAGTCAACAAGTTTTCCAAGCTGCACGACGTGCTGGGCTACACGCGCGATGGCACCGGATTAAAAGAGACGCGAGCCAGCAACGCGACCGAGCCGACGCTGGTCGAATAG
- a CDS encoding ROK family protein, producing the protein MADTDKKKWIGFDLGGTKMLAVVYDHDLKPLGRRRRRTKGNSGAESVIERIIGAIERAMEETDTKVEEIAGIGIGCPGPVDPNTGLVHVCVNLGWENVNIGKILHKQFGCPVHVLNDVDAGVYGEYVDGAAKKSRCTVGIFPGTGIGGGCVYEDTILHGADISCMEIGHTRISSGSRTSGYDLSGTLEAEASRLAIAAEAAKAAYRGMAPHLYKETGMDLSEIRSGALADSVKHGDTEVKELIEEASRTIGLAVVNIVHLLAPDTIVMGGGLVEAMPDLIIGTVTRTAKKSVLAPYKNRFRVVQAELGDDAAVLGAAAWARKRTPVAPTAAPEPTPAEPNPPAAT; encoded by the coding sequence ATGGCTGACACAGACAAGAAGAAGTGGATTGGCTTCGACCTAGGCGGCACGAAAATGCTGGCGGTTGTTTACGATCATGACCTCAAGCCGCTGGGCCGGCGTCGGCGTCGCACCAAAGGGAATTCGGGAGCGGAATCGGTGATCGAACGGATCATCGGTGCGATCGAGCGGGCGATGGAAGAGACCGATACGAAGGTCGAAGAGATCGCTGGCATCGGCATCGGTTGCCCCGGCCCCGTCGACCCGAACACCGGATTGGTCCACGTCTGCGTCAACCTGGGCTGGGAAAACGTCAACATCGGCAAGATCCTTCACAAACAATTCGGCTGCCCCGTGCATGTGCTGAACGATGTCGATGCGGGCGTCTACGGCGAATATGTCGACGGAGCGGCGAAGAAGTCGCGATGCACCGTCGGCATTTTTCCAGGGACCGGAATCGGCGGCGGATGCGTTTACGAAGACACCATCCTGCACGGTGCCGACATCAGTTGCATGGAGATCGGACACACCCGGATCAGCAGCGGATCGCGAACCAGCGGCTACGATCTGTCGGGGACTTTGGAAGCCGAGGCGAGCCGGTTGGCGATCGCAGCCGAAGCGGCCAAAGCGGCTTACCGCGGGATGGCACCTCATCTCTACAAAGAAACCGGCATGGATCTCTCGGAGATTCGCAGCGGTGCGTTGGCCGATTCGGTCAAGCATGGCGACACCGAAGTCAAAGAGTTGATCGAAGAGGCTTCGCGGACGATCGGACTGGCCGTCGTGAACATCGTCCACTTGCTGGCTCCCGACACGATCGTGATGGGTGGCGGATTGGTCGAAGCGATGCCCGATCTGATTATCGGCACCGTCACGCGAACCGCGAAGAAATCGGTGCTGGCACCCTACAAAAATCGCTTCCGCGTCGTGCAAGCCGAACTGGGAGACGACGCGGCTGTGCTGGGCGCTGCCGCTTGGGCCAGGAAACGGACGCCCGTCGCACCGACTGCCGCTCCAGAGCCGACTCCAGCAGAGCCGAATCCGCCAGCGGCAACCTAA
- a CDS encoding RNA polymerase sigma factor, translated as MNQRESTRLSADQAAQLYAQHAASLLRFLTGLTGSADDAQDCLQATFAILQEKGGASAAGTRRAWLFRVAYNEAMQLFRRRKLAGPMESAEELQHASAGHDSPVDRLLRQERLQQVRRELSQLPEELQVIVRLRIVEGLRFREIADQLQIPLGTALGRMQTALRKLSQQLGEDL; from the coding sequence GTGAACCAACGCGAATCGACACGATTGAGTGCCGACCAGGCGGCGCAGTTGTACGCGCAGCATGCGGCGTCGTTGTTGCGGTTTCTGACAGGTTTGACGGGGAGCGCTGACGACGCCCAAGACTGTTTGCAAGCGACCTTTGCGATCCTCCAAGAGAAAGGGGGCGCTTCGGCTGCTGGAACTCGCCGAGCTTGGCTGTTCCGCGTGGCTTACAACGAAGCGATGCAGTTGTTTCGCCGTCGCAAATTGGCGGGGCCGATGGAATCGGCGGAAGAATTGCAGCACGCGTCGGCGGGGCACGATTCGCCAGTCGATCGGTTGCTTCGCCAGGAGCGATTGCAGCAGGTGCGGCGCGAGTTGTCGCAGTTGCCCGAGGAACTGCAAGTGATCGTCAGATTAAGGATCGTCGAAGGGTTGAGGTTTCGCGAGATCGCCGACCAATTGCAGATCCCGCTGGGGACGGCGTTGGGGCGAATGCAGACGGCGCTGCGAAAGTTGAGCCAGCAATTGGGCGAAGACTTGTAG